Proteins co-encoded in one Aquipuribacter hungaricus genomic window:
- a CDS encoding MarR family winged helix-turn-helix transcriptional regulator, producing MTSTGPGDAAYLVLSRVRPLYQASARAVDQALAGTDLTVPLRAVVEHLLDRGPRTVPQVAREFGVTRQSVQVVVDGGAARGLLRLDDNPLHRRSRLVAVTELGRRTFADVHDRELQALARVTDGLDADDLARCAEVLALLTERVHRLADPDPPPDPASDPDPDLSPDLSPDLSPDHDEEPS from the coding sequence ATGACCAGCACCGGACCGGGCGACGCCGCCTACCTGGTCCTCAGCCGCGTCCGTCCGCTGTACCAGGCCTCTGCCCGCGCCGTGGACCAGGCGCTGGCGGGCACGGACCTCACCGTGCCCCTGCGTGCGGTCGTCGAGCACCTGCTCGACCGGGGACCTAGGACGGTGCCGCAGGTCGCCCGGGAGTTCGGCGTCACCCGCCAGAGCGTGCAGGTGGTCGTCGACGGCGGCGCCGCACGCGGCCTCCTCCGGCTGGACGACAACCCGCTGCACCGGCGCTCCCGGCTCGTCGCGGTCACCGAGCTCGGCCGGCGGACCTTCGCCGACGTGCACGACCGCGAGCTGCAGGCCCTGGCCCGGGTGACGGACGGCCTCGACGCGGACGACCTGGCCCGGTGCGCCGAGGTCCTCGCGCTGCTCACCGAGCGCGTGCACCGCCTCGCCGACCCGGACCCTCCGCCGGACCCGGCGTCGGATCCCGACCCCGACCTCTCCCCCGACCTCTCCCCCGACCTCTCCCCCGACCACGACGAGGAGCCCTCATGA